AGGCTGTCCACAAAAATCACGCAAGCAATGGCCAGGGCGGAAAAGACATCGCAGAGCACCATTACCATCCTGCGGGACAAGCAGTCCACGATCCGTCCTGCGAACAGCCCGCACAGCAGGAATGGCACGAATTTCATGACTGTCAGGAAACCCAGGTCAGTGATTCTCCCGCCTGAGATGTCATAGACTTTTTTCAGAAGCGCGAAATAGCTGACATGATTCCCGAGGCTCGAAATAAAACCCGCGGAAATCAGCAGCATCACCGGCCGGTTGGCAAACAGCATCCCGTATTTTTTGAGTGCAGCCAGTCTTTTCATGATTCACACCTTTATTGAGCTTTTGCGCCATAAAGAATGGTGTTCTCGAATGCATCTCAGCAGAGATGAGGCGAATCCAAAGTGTTCTTTATGGCGTTAAAGATCATTAATCCCCTTTCCCGGTCCGGTTGGACCGTAAGAAAACCATTTTTCAGAGCGATAAACTGAAACAGTTTAACGCTCAGAAAACAGAGCTGAAGCGAACAAAAATGAGCTCCGCGGGGATTGATGTGAGATGCTGTCAGTGATCTGACTGAAGGATCAGGAATCGAATCCCGCAGGGAGCAAACGTTCAGGGCCTTGGGAACTCAAGTCATCCATATTGCCTCCCTGTAGGATATTTGGAAGAGTTCGGAAAATCCCTCTTCCAAATTAATTATACAGCAAATATCGGCATAAAGCCAGATAAGATTAAGAACCAGCCGGCTTGTCATGGTCTGAAACCCGGGTTATATGTTGTACAGATGGGGAGACAATGAAACTATCTGTTTTAATTTCACTGCTGTTCATGTCCGTCGTTTCGGCGGGACCGCTTTCGCTTACTCCCATGCAGAAAGCTTCCGACTTTTATGCCCTGACCAAGATCATGGAAACAGGTTATGCGATGCTGGAATACAAGAAAACCAATATCCTCAAGGAAGATTACCTGCAGATAAAGAAGCGGTATTTCTTCGATATCTCGAAAACCAGAACTGATGCGGAATACTATACATTGCTTTTCAAGTACATCCATGAATTCAAGGACGGCCACCTTTACCTGGACGGTGTGTTCAATCTGGACCTGGCAATGCTGCCGGTAGATTTTCGGTATCTTGAGGGAAAAGTGGTGGTATCCGACATCTACATTACTGGGACAAAGTTCGGAATCGGGGATGAACTGATCGAATTCGACGGCAAACCGACCGCATCTGTCCTGGAAGAGCTGGCTCCTTATTACACCGGCGGAGGCTCAGCCGGACATCAGCTGAAGGGGATATTGCAGGCAATCGGTTACCGCTCCAGCAACAGGCTGATGCCTGCTGACGGGAGCAGCGCGGTTCTCAAGCTGAAAAGCAGGAAAACCGGCTCCGAGTATTCCGATACAGAGGCTTGGGTCATCAAGAAATACAGCGAGATCTATTCCAGGGGATTCAGGCTGCCAGCCAGGCTCCACTCGTTCTATGAAAACGACGGGAATTGGAGTTTTGACCCTCTGTATGTGCAGACGCTGATCAGGAAGCAGCTTATGGGCAGTCCTGTAGCCGGCCAGAGGCTTGAAGATAACCTGACCGCAGAAATAATACTGTACACCTCCGGATCGAAACAGTACAAAATCGGCAGGATCAGGGTTCCGGACTATGATGGATGGGCTATTGAATCGTTCGACACTCTGCTCAGCGGACTTGCTGACTGCGACGGCCTGATTTTGGACCAGAGGGACAACCCGGGCGGTTACATCGATCTCTGCCAGAACCTGGTTTCTCGTTTCCTGGATGCACCTCTGACAAATCTGGAGTTTTCCGTTCCGCTCAACCGGCACTGGCTGAATAATGTTGAACTCAAGCTCAAGTTGTATACTCAAGCCCAGTATCCTGCTGATCAGATCGCCGTGGTAAAGACCTGCAGGGATACGATGTACGCAAATGCCAATGCAGGCAAGAAAATGAGTGATTTCATACCGTTCTTCTATGCAAGCAAACTCCAACCTGCTGAGCTGAAATTTCTTAAGCCGGTGCTGGTCCTGATTGACTCAGGCTGCTTCAGTTGCGGGGATCTGGTGCCTGCATCGTTCAGGCAGAAAGACTGGATGGGCAAACTCAAGCTTTTCGGAGAGACAACAGGCGCCGGAGGAGGAAATGTAGTCCAAGCCGGCCCGCTTCCTCTCAGTGAAACAATGTTCCACGTCACAGCCAGCCTGGCCCGCTGGGGTGGAAAAAACATCATCGAAAACAATGGGATCAGCCCGGATGTGGTTTCCCCATATACAATCTCCGACCTGTACAGCGAGGCTGTAGAAAATAAAAACACATACCTGGAAAAGGCCTGTGCCGAACTGGTCAAGATGATAAACTGATTCTTATTTTTTCTCCAGCAGAATCCACTCATCCTGGAAATTCACGATGTCTTCGATGAACTTCTTGTAACTCGCGTATTCAGAAGCCGGATAGGTGTCGCCGACTCTCTTGAAATCCAGGTTGACTTTCAAAATACTGCGGCTGCTTGTATCGAATGAGGCTGTAAACTCCATGTTCAGATCGACCTGCTGAAAATATTCAATTTCTTCAAAGTTTGAATACACCTCCTTTATTAGAGTATCCGCTCAAATCCACGATTCCGGCTTTACACTTATCGGATGTGCCAGCATGGCTCAAGCTAACGGGTAATCTCTCCCTGTTTAGCGGGCTCCAGAATCACTGTCTGGGTCGGAAATGCAAATTCGACCCCCAGCGCTTTAAAGGAATCCGCAATTTGAAGATTTATCTCTTGATGAATGTCCATATATTTATTGTAGTCATTGCCGTTTATCAAATAAGAAGTCTCTATGATCAGGTTGAAATCTCCATACTCTGCGAAATGGCAGCGGTTAAACATCGTATCTTCAGTGTTATCAATGATTGCTTTGATGACTGAAGGAATTTTCCTCAATTTGTCAGTGCCAGTCTGATAAGTAACTCCTAACCGGAACGTCACTCGCCGACGGGTCATTTTCTTGTAATTCCTAACTCTGCTGCCAGTCAGATCCGAATTCGATAAAATTATTTCTTCCCCGTTGAGGCTTGCCAGCCTTGTTGTTTTAATGCCGATATGCTCCACACTCCCCAGAAAATCTCCAATTACGATAAAATCTCCTTCCTCAAACGGCCTGTCAAAGAAAATCACGAAATAATTAAACAAATCATTCAGTATGTTCTGAGAAGCCAGGGCTATTGCCACACCGCCGATACCAAGCCCGGTAATCAGCGTGGTCAGGTTGAAGCCAAGATTATCAAGGATCAGGGTGAAACAAAGCATCCAGAAAAACATTTTCAGAATACCGACAATCCCTGCGGAAGTGGTTGGGGATATTCTGGATTCTTCTTTTTTCAGCCAGCGCTCCTCAAAAAAATAGACTGCAACGCAAATGGCAAATCTCGTAGTCTGGACAATCACAAAGATCAGGCCAATCCAGTCAACCAGTCTTTTTACCGCAGGATTAAGATCAAGTTCATTTACGGAGAAATAAAAAGCTATGTAAAAAAGAAGCGGGAAGAGATATTTTTCCACCAGTTTAGAAATAATGCTGTCCTGGCTGAGTTTTCCTGTTATAACCAGAGATTTAAGGCGACATAGAATAAATTTCTTCACAAATCGCATGCAGGAAAAAGCGAAAAGCAGAGTGATGAAAGCTATCGCATAACGGGAAAAAGGATTGCCCAGGAACACCCAGGACCAGATTTCATTCCTGAAAAATAACTCCTCCATTAAAGACAAAAGATTGTCGAAATGTTGTTGAAGCATGCCTAACTCCTTATGGACATTACTGGCACAAAACGATCATGCCTGGCGCTCTAAAACGCATAGTATCTCACCCATACATAGACTGCCGACATTGTTACGGTCATAACCATTACCGGCATCCCGTAACGCATGAACTCGACAAAGGTGATCTTCCGGCCGTGCTTCTCGGAAATCCCGGCCACTACCACATTGGCGGAAGCGCCGATGATCGTGCCGTTTCCCCCGAGACACGCACCCAGGGCCAGTGACCACCAGAGTGGCAGCAGATCCGCATGGTGGAGAAGATCGGTTCCGGATACACCCGGCCAGAGCTGTTTCGCCATGTCGATGATCAGAGGGGTCATGGTAGCAACATAGGGGATATTGTCTATGAAGGCTGAGGCAAAGGCAGAAAACCACAGGATCCCCATGCTGGCAGCGAGAAGGTTGCCTCTTGTGAACTCCAGTACTTTCACCGACATCCAGCTGATCAGCCCCACTTTCACCACTGCCCCGATGATGATGAACAGGCCGATGAAGAAAAACAGGGTGCCCCATTCGGCTTCAGCCAGGATATGATGAGGGTCATGCGTTCCTGAGATCAGGAGCAGCAGGCTGGCCCCGAAGAGCGCGACAGTGGCAGGCTCCAGATGAAGGGCTCCATGGGCTACAAATCCGGTCAGGGTCAGGCCGAGTACGAACAGGGATTTCTTCAGCATCAGGTGGTTTTTGATCACTATCGTTTCGTCCATCAGCATGATCCTCTGTTTCAACTCTTCTCTGGTTTTGAGCTTCTTGCCCCAGATGAATTTAACTGCCAGGCAGAAGACCAGCATGATGACCAATATCACTGGAGTCAATTGATAGATGAAGTCCATGAATGTCAGCTCAGCTTTGGATGCGATCATGATGTTGGGCGGGTCCCCGATCAGGGTGGCAGTGCCGCCGATGTTGGAAGCCAGGGTGCAGGCGATCAGGTAGGGGACGAAATCAACTTCCAGCGCTTCGGCAATGTAGACGATCACCGGCGCGATGAGAAGGACTGTGGTGACATTGTCCAGAAAGGCGCTCAGCACGGCAGTTACAACAGAGAAGATCACCATGATGCTGATCGGGTCTCCCTTTCCAAGCTTGGCGCTTCTGATGGCTACGTATTCGAAAACTCCGGTCGGCCGCATCAGGTTGATGATCACCATCATGGAGAGGAGCAGGAATATCACGTTCCAGTCCACACCCAGTTCTTCGACATGAAAGGCTTCGTGCTGTGAAAGCAGCTTGAGCACAAGGACCAGGGAAGCCCCGAACATTGCTACAATGGTTTTATGGACTCTCTCGGAAATGATGATTGCGTAAGAAATAATGAATATGGCTGTAGCTGTCCAGAACAGGCCGTCCATGACTATAGGTTGAAGATTATTTTGCATTCATCCTCCACAAGCCGGCAGATGCGTGAGCGGCTATTTATCAACTTCTTCAGGCAATATGTCGGCAGCGCATAGCTTTCTGGAATCAGCATCGATTGCCAGAATTTATTCCCTTGATTGGGATGCGGTGATCAGGTTTTCCAGCAAATCAAGCAGTCCGGAACAACTCACCAGATTGAATCTGGCAATAGACTGATCCATGCCGATTCTGATGGAATAGGCATCCGGCGGAAGCACTCTGAAAAGGTCTTCATCAGTCACGTCATCACCGGCAGCCATGATGAAATCAGGGTTTTCCTTGAGCATGAAGTCCATGGCTCCGGAGCCTTTGTTCACTCCCGCATTCCTGACTTCAACCACTTTGTTCCCTGACATGATCTGAACATCAATGTTGGCCGTGAAATTCACCAGCTGATCGGTTAATTCCTTGGAAAGCAGTGAAGCGGATTCCTGATCCGCCATCCGGTAATGCCAGACCAGGGAAAAATCCTTTTCCTCAATGAATGAACCTGGTAAACGATCAACGTGCAATTGCAGAATCGGATAAATATGCTCTTTCCAGGTGCAGGTCATGGGTTTAGACAGAATCCAGTCACTGCCCCGCATCTTCAGCCAGGCCCCGTGTTCAGCGACAAATCCGATTTTGATACCTGGGAACCATTTATCCAGAGTTTTCCTGTCCCTGCCTGTTACAATGATCACTTCCGTATCCCGAATGTCCGTTAACTCCTTGAGGATCTTCAGCACTCTCTGAGTAGGTATGGCTGCTGAAGGCTCCTTGGCAAAAGGGACCAGAGTGCCGTCATAATCAAGAAAAATGGCTCTCCGCTCAGATTTGTTGAAATCCGAGCACAGTTTATTTCGGATATTTTTGGATATAAGCCGGGCTTTTAAAGTATCCTGTTCGGCCCTGATGCCGACTAGAGTCCCGCAGAAATCCTCAGCCCAGCGGATTATGTTGTAGCGTTGAAGCCTTGCCAGCATGGGTCTGTTGCGGCTGATCTGTTCTTCCTTCGGCATTTCCAGGGCATTTTTTATCGCTGCTGCTATTTCATCCCTGTGATTCGGATTGACGATGATTGCTTCTCGCATTTCAGGGGCTGCTCCCGCCATTTCGCTCAAGATCAGCACCCCGTCCCCATCTTTCCCATGGGATGCCAGATATTCCTTGGCCACCAGATTCATTCCATCCCTCAGCGGGGTAATCAGAGCTACATCGCTGATTCCGTAGACTGCGGATAATGCCTTGAAAGACAATGATCGGAATTGATAAATAACCGGATTCCAGTGGATCGTGCTGTATTTTCCGTTGAGCCTGCCCACATATTCGTCGATCTGCTTTTTCAGCTGATGATATTGTTCGACTTCTACCCTGGATGGAACTATTACCATGAAAAGAGACACTTTTCCATGCCACTGAGGGTTCTTCTCCAGGAACAGCTCAAACGCCTCCAGCCTGTTTATTATGCCTTTGACATAGTCCAGGCGATCTACAGAAAGTATGGCTTTAAGTTGCCCGAGCTTGCTTCTGAGTTTGCCGATCTCTTCCCGGACCTCTGGAGTTCCAGCGCTTTTATAGAATAGATCATAATCAATCCCCATGGGAAATGTCTTGGCTTTTACGATCCTGTCTTCAATGGTCAGGCGGCCGAAATTGTTTTCATGGCCGAGTATTCTTGATACGCATCTCAAAAAATACTGGGTATAATCCTGGGTATGAAATCCGATCAGATTGGCTCCCAGCAGCCCTTCCAGAATTTCTCTGCGCCAGCCGGTGGGCAGCAGCCGGAAAATCTCAAATGACGGGAATGGGATATGCAGGAAAAAACCGATCTGCGCATCAGGTTTCTTTTCCCTGATCAGTTTGGGAAGCAGCATCAGATGGTAGTCGTGCACCCAGACGATGTCATCATCGTCCATGATTTCCAGGATGGCATCCCTGAACAGCATGTTCACACTTCTATAATTCTGCCAGGATTTCTCTTTATATACTGCCAGAGATGGAAAGTACTGAAATAAAGGCCAGATAGTCTTATTGCAGAAACCAAGATAAAATTCATCCATCACTTTCTGAGATAGAAAAATCGGATAAGCCTGATGGTTTTTAATTAAATCAGCCTTGAGATGTTCCCTCAGCTTTTTTTCCGCACTGATACCGGGCCAGCCTACCCAGAAATAGCCTTTTTCTTTTATTGAATTGTTCGGTGAGGCCAGATAGGATCTCATTCCTGTAGCGAGCCCGCCGGAGCTTTTATGAAACTTGATCTTACGCTTTTCCCTGGCAAGAGTGATCGGCAGGCGATTGGACACTATGATGAACTTCATTCAACCTCCAGAACGGAATATTATCTAAACCAAATTTCTATCAGCACCATCACAGTAAGAGCAAGCCGGAAAAATGAGGATGTTAATTTTATTTGTTGTGGCTACAGGTTTGTTTTCGACAGGAGCAGAAAAACTGTTTCATTATAATTTAATACTATCTTTTCTATTTTCATGTGTCAATAATATTTATCGATCAGTTTTACTTAGTTTATTGACCACCTTGTTTTCTAAGGTTATAATAATATTGTAAGTTGTCGATAATTAACTTAGAAGGCAATAGCAATACTGCAGGAAAAGACAAGGACCTTTGACAGAGGGGCCTTGAAGCTGGCAAAATAGTACTCTGGTCACCGGACTAATCCAAATGGGGGGTCAGCGCCCGAGCATGTAATTGAACAGCCGGACACTGAGCCGGCCGATCAAGAGGAATATAAAATGCAGACAAATGTGATCAAGGAACGCAGCAGAAGAATCGAAACGAAAGCCATTCGCCCAAAAGCCACTCTCAGAAAGACCACCGTGATCAGACGCAGGGAACTGATTCTTACCGCTCGCTCGATCATCTTCAACGAAGGCACCGGCAATTTCACCTTGCGCCGCCTGGCTGATGAAGTCGGGCTCACTGAAGCAGCAATCTACCGTCATTTCGATAACAAGGAAGAGATTCTCCTTGCCCTGGTGGATTTCATGTATGACGGCTGGGACAGAAAACTCAACGCACTCCTGGAAAAGAAAATCCCTCCAAGAGAGAAACTGATGAAGCTCGGAAAAATCCACCTGACTCAGCTGCTCAAGCATCAGTTCAACCCAGTCATGCTCTTCTCCGAAGCCGTTGACCCAAGGCAGCCGAAAATCGCCGAAGCAATCATTATGAAAAGGAAACGCCTGTTCGAAGTGATCGGAATCATCGTCAGGGAAGGTTGTGATACCGGCATCTTCAGATCCAGGCTCGATGTCCAGGCTGCTGTCCTGGCTCTGTCAGGGGTGCTGCAGAACTGCATCATCCGCTGGACTCTCACCAAGAAAACTAAATTTCTCAAGAGCGAGATGGAGCGAGCCATGGCTCTGATCATTGACGGACTGAGCTGATGTGCAAATCCAAGACACGAAAAGGAGCTGGTGATGGATATCAACTTTTCCTTTGCGATTTTATGGCTCATCATAGTTGGTGTTTTGGTAGCCATTATAAAAAAATACAAATGATCACAATGAAGTCATACCACTGAAATGAAGAAACGACTGATCGAAGAAGGTTTACTATTACTCGGCGTCACCAAATGGGTGGTTTTTTCGGTAATTATTGGCTGCATTGTCGGGGTATCGACTGCGATTTTTTTAAAGACCTTGAACTGGAGCATTTCCGCAGCTGCCAGATATCATTATTACTTTCTGCTCATGCCACTCGCTTTCTTTGTCAGCGCATTGCTGATCAAGTATCTTTCACCAGGCGCAGAGGGCCATGGAACCGAGAAAGTAATCGAAGCCATACATCAGAACGATTCCATCATCAATGCATCAGTAGTTCCGGTCAAGCTGCTGGCCACTGTGATCACGATTGCCTGCGGAGGCTCAGCCGGAAAAGAAGGTCCCTGCGCCCAGATAGGAGCCGGGCTGGCTTCCCTGTTTGCCAGAATTTTCAGATTTGACAGCGAGGACCGGAAAAAACTTGTCGTCTGCGGTATCAGCGCCGGCTTTGCATCAGTATTCGGAACTCCGATAGCAGGCGCGATTTTCGGAGTTGAAGTTTTGTTCGTAGGAAGCCTTCTCTACGATGTTCTCCTGCCATCCTTTATCGCAGGCATTATCAGTTTCCACATCACTTCAATGTTTGGCTGCACTTACTTCTATCATCCTCTGAACATCTCTCCCAATCTGGACAATTTGTCTTTCATCTGGGTTCTTGTATCAGGTGTGGTTTTCGGAATTGTTTCAGTGATGCTGATAGAACTGCTGAGAATGGGAAGCAAGCTGTCTAAAAGAATTCATTGCTGGAGCCCGCTCAAGGGAATAGCCGGTGGAACTATCCTGGTGATCCTGGCCTCATTGTTTTCAACGCAATATTTAGGATTGGGGTTGAGCACGATCGAAAGTTGCCTGCAGGGAGTGAAAGTCAGCGGGTTTGCCTTTTTCCTCAAGGCGCTTTTTACCAGCCTGACCCTTAACTTTGGAGGAAGCGGAGGTATAGTCACACCCATTTTTTTCATAGGCAGCACATCCGGGAATCTTTTCGCCCAGATCTTCAATCTGAATATTGGCATCTTTTCAGCCTTGGGGTTTGTAGCCCTGCTGGCTGGTGCTGCCAATACGCCGATCGCGGCAAGCATCATGTCCATTGAGCTGTTTGGCCCTACGATCGCGCCTTATGCGGCGATCGCCTGCGTGGTCAGCTTTCTGATCAGCGGCCACCGCAGCGTGTATCCATCGCAAATCCTGGCGTTCAGAAAATCTAAGTTCATTGATGTCGAGACAGGCAAGGTGATGGCTGAAGTCAGAGTCGAGTTTCCCTAGTCTCCAAATTATAATGCAGAGTCAGATAGATTGCGGTAACTTTAGTCTAAAGGAGGAAAAATGGATTTGAATCTTCTCGAAATGCTTGGCTTGCTTGTCGCAGTGGCAATATTCGCATCTTTTCTAAGAAAACACCTGAAGTAAGACCATTCATAGTTGAGAGGGCGGTCCTTGAACCGCCCCTGCGTGGTAATTCTTATTTTTTCTCCAGCAGAATCCACTCATCCTGGAAATTCACGATGTCTTCGATGAACTTCTTGTAACTCGCGTATTCAGAAGCCGGATAGGTGTCGCCGACTCTCTTGAAATCCAGGTTGACTTTCAAAATACTGCGGCTGCTTGTATCGAATGAGGCTGTAAACTCCATGCCGCCGAAATTCAGCTTCCTCTTCTCCGGGCAAAAGGCCAGTCCGTAATCTTTGGGCAGCTTCACCTGGTAGACAAAGTGACTCTCAGTCACACCATGGAAAAACATCGGGTAAGCTCTCTGTTCCCTGGCCACTTCAGAGGCTGAAAAGAGATAGAATTCAGGAAGCTGGAACGCCAGCATGGATCCTGCCCTCTTCGGGTATTCAGAAGCACTGAATGAGTAAGAAATTCCCAGATTGTTCGTGAGATCTCCCAGATTCTGGTATTCATATTTTTGGAGTACAGCCCTGGGATGGATTCTGGCGATACTCTTCTCCCACTCCTTATCCAGTTCATTTTTTGAAAGATAATAATTCTTGCGGTAATTATTCTGAGTGCTGCCTTCGAATTTGTCTGTCACAGAGGCTCTCAGATCTCCGTTTTCGTTCAGATTCAGGTCGAAAGTGCTGAAACTCTTGGCAGGCACATAAGGCAGGTCGACCAGTTTCCGCTCCGCGAGCGACAAAGCCGGAGAACCCTGGCAGCCGCCCGGGAAATCACCCATAGTCATGGAGTCGTCATTGACATAGATCAGTTTGCCGTTGTCCAGCTTTAATCCAAGATTGCCGAACTGTTCGACACACGGCACAGAAACCTCAAGTGAACCTGAATTGCGGTCCGAGAGCAGCAGAAAGTCGCTCTTCACTCCAAGTTCGGAAAGCAGAGCATGAAACAGAAACGTCTTGTCAACTTTGGAGCCCATTTTCTTTTCGTAAATGACGGCCGGATCCAGCGGATAGTAATGAGTATTGGAGAGGCTGACCCAGGCTGTGACTATATTCTTGGTCAGGAACTGGTAGAGTGCGGCAATCTTTTCTTCCCGGCTTTTTGCGGAAGCCGTGATGGTCTCGCAGGCTGATTTAAGGGCAGGGGAACTTTTATCCCAGGCGGAATATTTTGCCGCGAGAGCTGCTGCGATCCCTGCATAGTCATAGGCAGGCGAGACGGTCAGAGTCGGAAATACATCCGAAACGGGCGGTGTGTTTTCCTCTTCCTGGTAAGGCGGGATTTTCTTCATTTCAAAACTGTATGCAACTCCTGCGCCTGAGCCGGACTTTTTCAGGAGATTCCTGTCCGCATTCCGAAGTGACAGATTCAGTTTGAGCCCTGCCGGAGCTTCGATGCGGACTCTGGCGCTGAGATACGGTACGGACGAAGTGAAGGATTCGACAAAACATTGAGGATTGTCCAGGATGTCCCTGGAAGTATATCGCTCTTCATAGGAATACTCCACGAAAGATCCGCTCTCCACCTTGGGGATGATCACCTTGACTTCCCTGGCTTTTTCATAAAGCGGATAAGAGGAATAAGTGGAAGTATCTGTGACTGCATAGTCATTGGCATATGTGATCCTGCCGTCAGTGATCGAGCGGGCGTACCTGATCGTGAAATCCGACCTGCCCGGGATATAGTTGAGATAGAAGGTCCCGATGCTCTTGCCGCCTTCTTTGTTGACCCTGCCCAGGAAATGATGGGAAAAAACGGCTCCGCCGTCGGTCTTATAGGTAATGGTGGTGTCCGACATGAAGCAGATATAATCATACTGGTCGTATTCTTTGAAGTCCTTGCGGGAAATCACTTTTCTCACCAGCTGATCCTTGATCTCTTCAGGCTTGTAGACACCCTTTTCCTCGTATTCGCGGAAAAGGTCCAGCCTGGTCAGCTTGTCCTGTTCGATCGTGATGTTCTTGCCGGTTTCCCTCTCGCAGAACACGATCGCGCCCTTGCTGTACTCCACTAAACGGCCGTTGATTTCCTTGCCGTCCTTGAGTATCAGCAGGTCGGCACAGGCAGAGAACCCGAAAACAAGCAGAAGAGCTAAAAGGATGTTTCTCATTTGCCACCTCCAACTTCTTCAAGGAAGACAACTTTCTGGAAGCAGTCCTCCACTTTCTTGGTGAATTCGCGGTACATCTGATAATCGGAGACAGGCACGAAATCTTCCTTGAAAGACAGAGCCATGCTGAAAGTGAATCCACCTTTTGTCAGCCTGTAATCCTGCCAGAAATTAGCATATTTATTGGAGAGGGAGACATTTTCCGGTAACTGCTTGACCTTCAGGGTCGAGGGCAGCTTAACATGGTATTCATATTTCTCCATCGAGCTCGAATTATATAAAATCGGATATCTGCGACAGAGAAGCGAAGTCTCTTCGAAGGCCTGGCTGTTTTTGAAATCCATCACCCGGTAATTCCCGGATTTCTTCATCACTTCAGGACAGCTCCAATACAGTTCGCGCGAAAAAGGCTTGCTGATGTCAAAGGCATTGCTGATCTTGTATCTGAGCAGTTTCGCATCCGGGTAATCCTGGGTGATCATGCTTCTCAGCTCATCTTCCCACATGTCTTCGCGGCGGTACATCCAGTAGCCGCGTGCACCGGACTCATAAGATCCGGTATAACTGGTGCGATAATAGATCCTGGCACTCTCATCCATGTCAACAGTGATGATCTGGTACTTCCGGAAACAGTTGTCCGAAGGTTTAGGAAGTTCCGTCTTATAAAATTCACCTTTGAAATAGTTTTCGATCCAGACGCCCTGATCGTCCTCACGGAAAGTCGGATAGCGCTGGGTAGTGGCTGTGGAATCCAGTGTCAGGCGTGTGCCGTTCAGATAGACCGCATTGATGGCATGGTTGATCCCGAAATTCGGGATCCTGAGATCCCGGGCAGCCCCGGGTTTAGTGTTGAGAGCGACAGGATAGGCCTCGATCCCGGCGACTTTCAGCATAGTGGCCATCAGGATCGCCTTGTCGATGCAGTCGCCGAATTTGTTTTTA
The window above is part of the Candidatus Wallbacteria bacterium genome. Proteins encoded here:
- a CDS encoding chloride channel protein, producing the protein MKKRLIEEGLLLLGVTKWVVFSVIIGCIVGVSTAIFLKTLNWSISAAARYHYYFLLMPLAFFVSALLIKYLSPGAEGHGTEKVIEAIHQNDSIINASVVPVKLLATVITIACGGSAGKEGPCAQIGAGLASLFARIFRFDSEDRKKLVVCGISAGFASVFGTPIAGAIFGVEVLFVGSLLYDVLLPSFIAGIISFHITSMFGCTYFYHPLNISPNLDNLSFIWVLVSGVVFGIVSVMLIELLRMGSKLSKRIHCWSPLKGIAGGTILVILASLFSTQYLGLGLSTIESCLQGVKVSGFAFFLKALFTSLTLNFGGSGGIVTPIFFIGSTSGNLFAQIFNLNIGIFSALGFVALLAGAANTPIAASIMSIELFGPTIAPYAAIACVVSFLISGHRSVYPSQILAFRKSKFIDVETGKVMAEVRVEFP
- a CDS encoding DUF3857 domain-containing protein, encoding MRNILLALLLVFGFSACADLLILKDGKEINGRLVEYSKGAIVFCERETGKNITIEQDKLTRLDLFREYEEKGVYKPEEIKDQLVRKVISRKDFKEYDQYDYICFMSDTTITYKTDGGAVFSHHFLGRVNKEGGKSIGTFYLNYIPGRSDFTIRYARSITDGRITYANDYAVTDTSTYSSYPLYEKAREVKVIIPKVESGSFVEYSYEERYTSRDILDNPQCFVESFTSSVPYLSARVRIEAPAGLKLNLSLRNADRNLLKKSGSGAGVAYSFEMKKIPPYQEEENTPPVSDVFPTLTVSPAYDYAGIAAALAAKYSAWDKSSPALKSACETITASAKSREEKIAALYQFLTKNIVTAWVSLSNTHYYPLDPAVIYEKKMGSKVDKTFLFHALLSELGVKSDFLLLSDRNSGSLEVSVPCVEQFGNLGLKLDNGKLIYVNDDSMTMGDFPGGCQGSPALSLAERKLVDLPYVPAKSFSTFDLNLNENGDLRASVTDKFEGSTQNNYRKNYYLSKNELDKEWEKSIARIHPRAVLQKYEYQNLGDLTNNLGISYSFSASEYPKRAGSMLAFQLPEFYLFSASEVAREQRAYPMFFHGVTESHFVYQVKLPKDYGLAFCPEKRKLNFGGMEFTASFDTSSRSILKVNLDFKRVGDTYPASEYASYKKFIEDIVNFQDEWILLEKK